Proteins encoded by one window of Triplophysa rosa linkage group LG19, Trosa_1v2, whole genome shotgun sequence:
- the rapgef1b gene encoding rap guanine nucleotide exchange factor 1b isoform X2, whose translation MLDTRRDTNLLLLLSIFRQSDTESQKSHLSSFTMKLMKFHSPKIKRTPSKKGKQHQPEPTVKTPEKPVNKKVSRLEEQEKDVVSALRYFKTIVDKMNVDAKVLMMLPGSASKVLEAVLPLVQGETRVHHSSALSSCHNRVYQSLANLIRWSDQVMLEGIDLDDKDTVTTVTTVIKAVLDGVKELVKLTIEKQEQPSPTSPSKPVPLVTKTESVCENPLTEREKAILSKTTPIVTPTDSLTDMSEEEVAPPKPPLPGVKLAEHRTRMQLSSDPVARQRRATAMEIPPALPPKKRQSVSSPTRVAVVAPMSRVSCALSPSPGARQHQEFDVDLLQRRFSGGSQSYGGDSPRLSPCNSMGKLSKSDEQLSSLERDSGRCSRNTSCETLEGYDPDYDFLNQDLSVSDPLPFPTGPSSCLSPLPECQMEPLSLSPAHTCFSPPVTHQPSVDYRTPPLTPASTNSKHPPALPQKKRRSTPIISTYPLYERLPSHYDNLSEEEQPTPPFPLVTPVSPIPQVNGRDDLSLSTDPNSPPPLPEKKGKQILQYMQFVEDYSEPQPSVFYQTPQNESIYEQRRNKRFQEVYGFSDSYTSSDSVLEPVPPPALPPKQRQLASHTSPSSSSSSSSSFSPLPPHAGLQEAEPALGLSLSVSNSFLSGHSSLTTPVSSDLVGLTNASRGLDGGGVSNGSLTSSPVSLAVCLPSESSLSDSLLTSASESVDEGGEGEYVNLYASTHANGDSTHRTDTVCCDDENHAPHIPSSNSKEALAKDRQKESSHEEIDDIDELSLIDHSEVMSRVTLKAENDDGPDVRAGSGDILLVHATETDRKDLVLYCEAFLTTYRTFITPEDLIKKLRYRYTRFCHSPDTFKKRVSKNTFFVLVRVVDELCLVELTEDILRQLMDLVFRLVCNGELSLARVLRKNILDKVEQKRVLRHTQTLKPLAALGVSARPGTLHDFRSHEVADQLTLLDAELFYKIEIPEVLLWAKEQNEEKSPNLTQFTEHFNNMSYWVRSIIMQQEKAQDREKLLLKFIKIMKHLRKLNNFNSYLAILSALDSAPIRRLEWQKQTSEGLEEYCTLIDSSSSFRAYRAALAEVEPPCIPYLGLILQDLTFVHLGNPDFIDGKVNFSKRWQQFNILDSMRCFQQVHYELKRNEDIVSFFNDFSDHLAEEALWELSLKIKPRNISRRKTDREEKT comes from the exons aATCTCAGAAGTCTCACCTCTCCTCGTTCACCATGAAACTGATGAAGTTTCATTCACCGAAGATAAAACGAACTCCATCTAAGAAAGGAAAACAACATCAGCCCGAGCCCACCGTGAAGACACCAGAGAAACCCGTCAACAAG AAGGTGAGCCGATTGGAGGAGCAGGAGAAGGACGTGGTGAGCGCGCTGAGATATTTCAAGACGATTGTGGACAAGATGAACGTCGATGCCAAAGTTCTGATGATGCTTCCAGGCTCAGCCAGTAAAGTCCTGGAGGCCGTACTGCCGCTGGTGCAGGGAGAGACTCGGGTTCATCACAG cTCAGCGTTGTCGTCCTGTCATAACCGTGTGTATCAGAGTTTGGCTAATCTCATTCGCTGGTCGGATCAGGTGATGCTGGAGGGTATCGACCTTGACGACAAGGACACTGTGACGACGGTTACCACGGTGATCAAAGCTGTGCTGGATGGCGTGAAG gaGCTGGTGAAACTCACTATAGAGAAACAAGAGCAACCGTCCCCGACATCCCCGAGCAAACCTGTGCCCCTTGTGACCAAAACAGAGAG TGTGTGTGAAAATCCTTTAACAGAACGAGAGAAGGCGATCCTGAGTAAGACCACGCCTATAGTCACACCCACCGACAGCTTGACTGACATGTCAGAGGAGGAGGTGGCTCCGCCCAAACCACCTCTACCCGGGGTGAAACTAGCCGAGCACAG GACCAGGATGCAGTTGTCCTCTGATCCTGTTGCCAGGCAGCGGAGGGCCACGGCGATGGAAAT CCCGCCCGCTCTGCCACCGAAGAAGCGACAGTCTGTTTCCTCCCCCACTCGTGTTGCCGTGGTAGCGCCGATGAGTCGAGTCTCATGTGCTCTCAGCCCGTCTCCAGGAGCTCGACAG CATCAGGAGTTTGACGTGGATCTCCTCCAGAGGCGTTTCTCGGGTGGCAGTCAGTCGTACGGAGGAGATTCTCCCCGTCTCTCTCCCTGTAACAGTATGGGAAAACTGAGCAAATCCGACGAGCAGCTCTCCTCTCTGGAGCGAGACAGCGGCCGGTGCTCACGAAACACCAGCTGTGAAACACTCG AGGGATACGATCCTGATTACGACTTCCTCAACCAGGACCTTTCCGTTTCCGATCCCTTGCCGTTTCCCACGGGTCCGAGCAGCTGTCTGAGCCCCCTCCCCGAATGCCAGATGGAACCTCTGTCCCTAAGCCCCGCCCACACCTGCTTCAGTCCTCCCGTGACCCATCAGCCTTCTGTGGATTACAGGACTCCGCCCCTCACGCCAGCATCCACCAATAGCAAGCATCCCCCCGCCCTCCCGCAGAAGAAGCGACGGTCTACCCCAATTATATCGACCTATCCTCTTTACGAGCGCCTCCCGTCGCACTACGACAACCTATCGGAAGAGGAGCAGCCGACGCCGCCCTTCCCTCTGGTGACGCCGGTATCGCCTATACCGCAGGTCAACGGCAGGGATGACCTCTCGCTGTCCACCGACCCCAACAGCCCGCCACCGCTGCCGGAGAAGAAGGGCAAGCAAA tCCTGCAGTACATGCAGTTTGTTGAGGATTACTCTGAGCCGCAGCCGTCTGTGTTTTATCAGACGCCTCAGAACGAGAGTATTTACGAGCAGAGGAGGAATAAACGCTTTCAGGAGGTTTACGGATTTAGCGATTCTTACACCAGCTCGGATTCTGTGCTCGAGCCCGTGCCACCGCCCGCCCTGCCACCCAAACAGAGACAGCTG GCTTCCCACACCTCTCCctcttcatcctcctcctcgTCATCATCTTTTTCACCCCTTCCTCCTCATGCTGGCCTTCAGGAGGCGGAGCCTGCTCTTGGTCTCAGCCTATCAGTGTCTAACTCCTTCCTCAGTGGCCATTCCTCTTTGACCACACCTGTG AGTTCCGACCTGGTTGGCTTGACCAATGCCAGCAGAGGTTTGGATGGTGGGGGTGTCTCTAACGGGTCCTTGACCAGCTCTCCGGTCTCTCTGGCCGTCTGTCTTCCTTCCGAGTCGTCTCTCTCTGACTCTCTGCTTACCTCCGCG AGTGAAAGTGTTGACGAAGGCGGCGAGGGGGAATATGTGAATCTATACGCATCCACGCACGCCAACGGCGACAGCACACATCGCACC GACACCGTATGTTGTGATGATGAAAACCACGCCCCTCACATACCCTCGTCCAATAGCAAGGAGGCATTGGCTAAGGACAG ACAGAAGGAATCCAGTCATGAAGAGATAGATGATATCGATGAACTGTCTCTTATTGATCACAGTGAGGTTATGAGCCGCGTAACACTTAAAGCAGAG AATGATGACGGCCCGGATGTGCGAGCCGGATCCGGTGACATACTGTTAGTTCACGCTACAGAAACGGACCGCAAAG ATTTAGTTTTGTACTGCGAGGCTTTTCTCACAACATACAGAACCTTCATAACGCCCGAGGACCTCATCAAAAAATTACGCTACAGATA CACTCGATTCTGTCACAGTCCAGACACTTTTAAGAAGCGTGTCAGTAAAAACACATTCTTCGTGTTGGTCAGAGTTGTGGATGAGCTCTG tCTGGTGGAGTTGACGGAGGACATTCTCCGGCAGTTGATGGATCTGGTGTTCCGTCTGGTGTGTAATGGAGAACTGAGTCTGGCGCGGGTTCTGCGGAAGAACATTTTAGATAAAGTGGAACAGAAGAGAGTCCTGCGACACACGCAAACGCTTAAACCTCTCGCCGCGCTGGGCGTCTCTGCCAG GCCGGGCACGCTGCATGATTTCCGTAGTCATGAGGTCGCCGATCAGCTGACCCTGCTAGACGCAGAACTCTTCTATAAGATCGAG ATTCCTGAGGTTCTGCTTTGGGCAAAGGAACAGAATGAAGAAAAGAGTCCGAACCTCACCCAGTTCACGGAGCACTTTAACAACATGAGCTACTG GGTGCGCTCTATAATAATGCAGCAGGAGAAAGCTCAAGACCGGGAGAAGCTGCTTCTCAAATTTATAAAGATCATGAAG CACCTGCGAAAACTGAACAACTTCAACTCATATTTGGCGATTCTCTCTGCGCTGGACTCTGCACCAATCAGACGGCTGGAATGGCAGAAACAGACGTCTGAG GGCTTGGAAGAGTACTGcactttgattgacagctcgtCGTCTTTCCGGGCGTACAGAGCAGCGCTGGCCGAAGTCGAACCTCCATGTATTCCCTACCT AGGTTTGATTTTACAAGACCTGACGTTCGTCCACCTTGGAAACCCGGATTTTATTGACGGTAAAGTGAATTTCTCCAAGCGCTGGCAGCAGTTCAACATTCTGGACAGCATGAGATGCTTCCAGCAAGT ACACTATGAACTGAAGCGGAATGAAGACATCGTCTCGTTCTTCAACGACTTCAGTGATCACCTCGCAGAGGAGGCGTTATGGGAACTTTCGCTCAAGATCAAACCACGAAACATCTCCCGGCGCAAAACCGATCGAGAGGAGAAGACCTAG
- the rapgef1b gene encoding rap guanine nucleotide exchange factor 1b isoform X1, with protein sequence MGNSSRRAQRLLEETEYFNAGEPDDTESQKSHLSSFTMKLMKFHSPKIKRTPSKKGKQHQPEPTVKTPEKPVNKKVSRLEEQEKDVVSALRYFKTIVDKMNVDAKVLMMLPGSASKVLEAVLPLVQGETRVHHSSALSSCHNRVYQSLANLIRWSDQVMLEGIDLDDKDTVTTVTTVIKAVLDGVKELVKLTIEKQEQPSPTSPSKPVPLVTKTESVCENPLTEREKAILSKTTPIVTPTDSLTDMSEEEVAPPKPPLPGVKLAEHRTRMQLSSDPVARQRRATAMEIPPALPPKKRQSVSSPTRVAVVAPMSRVSCALSPSPGARQHQEFDVDLLQRRFSGGSQSYGGDSPRLSPCNSMGKLSKSDEQLSSLERDSGRCSRNTSCETLEGYDPDYDFLNQDLSVSDPLPFPTGPSSCLSPLPECQMEPLSLSPAHTCFSPPVTHQPSVDYRTPPLTPASTNSKHPPALPQKKRRSTPIISTYPLYERLPSHYDNLSEEEQPTPPFPLVTPVSPIPQVNGRDDLSLSTDPNSPPPLPEKKGKQILQYMQFVEDYSEPQPSVFYQTPQNESIYEQRRNKRFQEVYGFSDSYTSSDSVLEPVPPPALPPKQRQLASHTSPSSSSSSSSSFSPLPPHAGLQEAEPALGLSLSVSNSFLSGHSSLTTPVSSDLVGLTNASRGLDGGGVSNGSLTSSPVSLAVCLPSESSLSDSLLTSASESVDEGGEGEYVNLYASTHANGDSTHRTDTVCCDDENHAPHIPSSNSKEALAKDRQKESSHEEIDDIDELSLIDHSEVMSRVTLKAENDDGPDVRAGSGDILLVHATETDRKDLVLYCEAFLTTYRTFITPEDLIKKLRYRYTRFCHSPDTFKKRVSKNTFFVLVRVVDELCLVELTEDILRQLMDLVFRLVCNGELSLARVLRKNILDKVEQKRVLRHTQTLKPLAALGVSARPGTLHDFRSHEVADQLTLLDAELFYKIEIPEVLLWAKEQNEEKSPNLTQFTEHFNNMSYWVRSIIMQQEKAQDREKLLLKFIKIMKHLRKLNNFNSYLAILSALDSAPIRRLEWQKQTSEGLEEYCTLIDSSSSFRAYRAALAEVEPPCIPYLGLILQDLTFVHLGNPDFIDGKVNFSKRWQQFNILDSMRCFQQVHYELKRNEDIVSFFNDFSDHLAEEALWELSLKIKPRNISRRKTDREEKT encoded by the exons aATCTCAGAAGTCTCACCTCTCCTCGTTCACCATGAAACTGATGAAGTTTCATTCACCGAAGATAAAACGAACTCCATCTAAGAAAGGAAAACAACATCAGCCCGAGCCCACCGTGAAGACACCAGAGAAACCCGTCAACAAG AAGGTGAGCCGATTGGAGGAGCAGGAGAAGGACGTGGTGAGCGCGCTGAGATATTTCAAGACGATTGTGGACAAGATGAACGTCGATGCCAAAGTTCTGATGATGCTTCCAGGCTCAGCCAGTAAAGTCCTGGAGGCCGTACTGCCGCTGGTGCAGGGAGAGACTCGGGTTCATCACAG cTCAGCGTTGTCGTCCTGTCATAACCGTGTGTATCAGAGTTTGGCTAATCTCATTCGCTGGTCGGATCAGGTGATGCTGGAGGGTATCGACCTTGACGACAAGGACACTGTGACGACGGTTACCACGGTGATCAAAGCTGTGCTGGATGGCGTGAAG gaGCTGGTGAAACTCACTATAGAGAAACAAGAGCAACCGTCCCCGACATCCCCGAGCAAACCTGTGCCCCTTGTGACCAAAACAGAGAG TGTGTGTGAAAATCCTTTAACAGAACGAGAGAAGGCGATCCTGAGTAAGACCACGCCTATAGTCACACCCACCGACAGCTTGACTGACATGTCAGAGGAGGAGGTGGCTCCGCCCAAACCACCTCTACCCGGGGTGAAACTAGCCGAGCACAG GACCAGGATGCAGTTGTCCTCTGATCCTGTTGCCAGGCAGCGGAGGGCCACGGCGATGGAAAT CCCGCCCGCTCTGCCACCGAAGAAGCGACAGTCTGTTTCCTCCCCCACTCGTGTTGCCGTGGTAGCGCCGATGAGTCGAGTCTCATGTGCTCTCAGCCCGTCTCCAGGAGCTCGACAG CATCAGGAGTTTGACGTGGATCTCCTCCAGAGGCGTTTCTCGGGTGGCAGTCAGTCGTACGGAGGAGATTCTCCCCGTCTCTCTCCCTGTAACAGTATGGGAAAACTGAGCAAATCCGACGAGCAGCTCTCCTCTCTGGAGCGAGACAGCGGCCGGTGCTCACGAAACACCAGCTGTGAAACACTCG AGGGATACGATCCTGATTACGACTTCCTCAACCAGGACCTTTCCGTTTCCGATCCCTTGCCGTTTCCCACGGGTCCGAGCAGCTGTCTGAGCCCCCTCCCCGAATGCCAGATGGAACCTCTGTCCCTAAGCCCCGCCCACACCTGCTTCAGTCCTCCCGTGACCCATCAGCCTTCTGTGGATTACAGGACTCCGCCCCTCACGCCAGCATCCACCAATAGCAAGCATCCCCCCGCCCTCCCGCAGAAGAAGCGACGGTCTACCCCAATTATATCGACCTATCCTCTTTACGAGCGCCTCCCGTCGCACTACGACAACCTATCGGAAGAGGAGCAGCCGACGCCGCCCTTCCCTCTGGTGACGCCGGTATCGCCTATACCGCAGGTCAACGGCAGGGATGACCTCTCGCTGTCCACCGACCCCAACAGCCCGCCACCGCTGCCGGAGAAGAAGGGCAAGCAAA tCCTGCAGTACATGCAGTTTGTTGAGGATTACTCTGAGCCGCAGCCGTCTGTGTTTTATCAGACGCCTCAGAACGAGAGTATTTACGAGCAGAGGAGGAATAAACGCTTTCAGGAGGTTTACGGATTTAGCGATTCTTACACCAGCTCGGATTCTGTGCTCGAGCCCGTGCCACCGCCCGCCCTGCCACCCAAACAGAGACAGCTG GCTTCCCACACCTCTCCctcttcatcctcctcctcgTCATCATCTTTTTCACCCCTTCCTCCTCATGCTGGCCTTCAGGAGGCGGAGCCTGCTCTTGGTCTCAGCCTATCAGTGTCTAACTCCTTCCTCAGTGGCCATTCCTCTTTGACCACACCTGTG AGTTCCGACCTGGTTGGCTTGACCAATGCCAGCAGAGGTTTGGATGGTGGGGGTGTCTCTAACGGGTCCTTGACCAGCTCTCCGGTCTCTCTGGCCGTCTGTCTTCCTTCCGAGTCGTCTCTCTCTGACTCTCTGCTTACCTCCGCG AGTGAAAGTGTTGACGAAGGCGGCGAGGGGGAATATGTGAATCTATACGCATCCACGCACGCCAACGGCGACAGCACACATCGCACC GACACCGTATGTTGTGATGATGAAAACCACGCCCCTCACATACCCTCGTCCAATAGCAAGGAGGCATTGGCTAAGGACAG ACAGAAGGAATCCAGTCATGAAGAGATAGATGATATCGATGAACTGTCTCTTATTGATCACAGTGAGGTTATGAGCCGCGTAACACTTAAAGCAGAG AATGATGACGGCCCGGATGTGCGAGCCGGATCCGGTGACATACTGTTAGTTCACGCTACAGAAACGGACCGCAAAG ATTTAGTTTTGTACTGCGAGGCTTTTCTCACAACATACAGAACCTTCATAACGCCCGAGGACCTCATCAAAAAATTACGCTACAGATA CACTCGATTCTGTCACAGTCCAGACACTTTTAAGAAGCGTGTCAGTAAAAACACATTCTTCGTGTTGGTCAGAGTTGTGGATGAGCTCTG tCTGGTGGAGTTGACGGAGGACATTCTCCGGCAGTTGATGGATCTGGTGTTCCGTCTGGTGTGTAATGGAGAACTGAGTCTGGCGCGGGTTCTGCGGAAGAACATTTTAGATAAAGTGGAACAGAAGAGAGTCCTGCGACACACGCAAACGCTTAAACCTCTCGCCGCGCTGGGCGTCTCTGCCAG GCCGGGCACGCTGCATGATTTCCGTAGTCATGAGGTCGCCGATCAGCTGACCCTGCTAGACGCAGAACTCTTCTATAAGATCGAG ATTCCTGAGGTTCTGCTTTGGGCAAAGGAACAGAATGAAGAAAAGAGTCCGAACCTCACCCAGTTCACGGAGCACTTTAACAACATGAGCTACTG GGTGCGCTCTATAATAATGCAGCAGGAGAAAGCTCAAGACCGGGAGAAGCTGCTTCTCAAATTTATAAAGATCATGAAG CACCTGCGAAAACTGAACAACTTCAACTCATATTTGGCGATTCTCTCTGCGCTGGACTCTGCACCAATCAGACGGCTGGAATGGCAGAAACAGACGTCTGAG GGCTTGGAAGAGTACTGcactttgattgacagctcgtCGTCTTTCCGGGCGTACAGAGCAGCGCTGGCCGAAGTCGAACCTCCATGTATTCCCTACCT AGGTTTGATTTTACAAGACCTGACGTTCGTCCACCTTGGAAACCCGGATTTTATTGACGGTAAAGTGAATTTCTCCAAGCGCTGGCAGCAGTTCAACATTCTGGACAGCATGAGATGCTTCCAGCAAGT ACACTATGAACTGAAGCGGAATGAAGACATCGTCTCGTTCTTCAACGACTTCAGTGATCACCTCGCAGAGGAGGCGTTATGGGAACTTTCGCTCAAGATCAAACCACGAAACATCTCCCGGCGCAAAACCGATCGAGAGGAGAAGACCTAG
- the rapgef1b gene encoding rap guanine nucleotide exchange factor 1b isoform X3: MSGKIESKHESQKSHLSSFTMKLMKFHSPKIKRTPSKKGKQHQPEPTVKTPEKPVNKKVSRLEEQEKDVVSALRYFKTIVDKMNVDAKVLMMLPGSASKVLEAVLPLVQGETRVHHSSALSSCHNRVYQSLANLIRWSDQVMLEGIDLDDKDTVTTVTTVIKAVLDGVKELVKLTIEKQEQPSPTSPSKPVPLVTKTESVCENPLTEREKAILSKTTPIVTPTDSLTDMSEEEVAPPKPPLPGVKLAEHRTRMQLSSDPVARQRRATAMEIPPALPPKKRQSVSSPTRVAVVAPMSRVSCALSPSPGARQHQEFDVDLLQRRFSGGSQSYGGDSPRLSPCNSMGKLSKSDEQLSSLERDSGRCSRNTSCETLEGYDPDYDFLNQDLSVSDPLPFPTGPSSCLSPLPECQMEPLSLSPAHTCFSPPVTHQPSVDYRTPPLTPASTNSKHPPALPQKKRRSTPIISTYPLYERLPSHYDNLSEEEQPTPPFPLVTPVSPIPQVNGRDDLSLSTDPNSPPPLPEKKGKQILQYMQFVEDYSEPQPSVFYQTPQNESIYEQRRNKRFQEVYGFSDSYTSSDSVLEPVPPPALPPKQRQLASHTSPSSSSSSSSSFSPLPPHAGLQEAEPALGLSLSVSNSFLSGHSSLTTPVSSDLVGLTNASRGLDGGGVSNGSLTSSPVSLAVCLPSESSLSDSLLTSASESVDEGGEGEYVNLYASTHANGDSTHRTDTVCCDDENHAPHIPSSNSKEALAKDRQKESSHEEIDDIDELSLIDHSEVMSRVTLKAENDDGPDVRAGSGDILLVHATETDRKDLVLYCEAFLTTYRTFITPEDLIKKLRYRYTRFCHSPDTFKKRVSKNTFFVLVRVVDELCLVELTEDILRQLMDLVFRLVCNGELSLARVLRKNILDKVEQKRVLRHTQTLKPLAALGVSARPGTLHDFRSHEVADQLTLLDAELFYKIEIPEVLLWAKEQNEEKSPNLTQFTEHFNNMSYWVRSIIMQQEKAQDREKLLLKFIKIMKHLRKLNNFNSYLAILSALDSAPIRRLEWQKQTSEGLEEYCTLIDSSSSFRAYRAALAEVEPPCIPYLGLILQDLTFVHLGNPDFIDGKVNFSKRWQQFNILDSMRCFQQVHYELKRNEDIVSFFNDFSDHLAEEALWELSLKIKPRNISRRKTDREEKT, translated from the exons aATCTCAGAAGTCTCACCTCTCCTCGTTCACCATGAAACTGATGAAGTTTCATTCACCGAAGATAAAACGAACTCCATCTAAGAAAGGAAAACAACATCAGCCCGAGCCCACCGTGAAGACACCAGAGAAACCCGTCAACAAG AAGGTGAGCCGATTGGAGGAGCAGGAGAAGGACGTGGTGAGCGCGCTGAGATATTTCAAGACGATTGTGGACAAGATGAACGTCGATGCCAAAGTTCTGATGATGCTTCCAGGCTCAGCCAGTAAAGTCCTGGAGGCCGTACTGCCGCTGGTGCAGGGAGAGACTCGGGTTCATCACAG cTCAGCGTTGTCGTCCTGTCATAACCGTGTGTATCAGAGTTTGGCTAATCTCATTCGCTGGTCGGATCAGGTGATGCTGGAGGGTATCGACCTTGACGACAAGGACACTGTGACGACGGTTACCACGGTGATCAAAGCTGTGCTGGATGGCGTGAAG gaGCTGGTGAAACTCACTATAGAGAAACAAGAGCAACCGTCCCCGACATCCCCGAGCAAACCTGTGCCCCTTGTGACCAAAACAGAGAG TGTGTGTGAAAATCCTTTAACAGAACGAGAGAAGGCGATCCTGAGTAAGACCACGCCTATAGTCACACCCACCGACAGCTTGACTGACATGTCAGAGGAGGAGGTGGCTCCGCCCAAACCACCTCTACCCGGGGTGAAACTAGCCGAGCACAG GACCAGGATGCAGTTGTCCTCTGATCCTGTTGCCAGGCAGCGGAGGGCCACGGCGATGGAAAT CCCGCCCGCTCTGCCACCGAAGAAGCGACAGTCTGTTTCCTCCCCCACTCGTGTTGCCGTGGTAGCGCCGATGAGTCGAGTCTCATGTGCTCTCAGCCCGTCTCCAGGAGCTCGACAG CATCAGGAGTTTGACGTGGATCTCCTCCAGAGGCGTTTCTCGGGTGGCAGTCAGTCGTACGGAGGAGATTCTCCCCGTCTCTCTCCCTGTAACAGTATGGGAAAACTGAGCAAATCCGACGAGCAGCTCTCCTCTCTGGAGCGAGACAGCGGCCGGTGCTCACGAAACACCAGCTGTGAAACACTCG AGGGATACGATCCTGATTACGACTTCCTCAACCAGGACCTTTCCGTTTCCGATCCCTTGCCGTTTCCCACGGGTCCGAGCAGCTGTCTGAGCCCCCTCCCCGAATGCCAGATGGAACCTCTGTCCCTAAGCCCCGCCCACACCTGCTTCAGTCCTCCCGTGACCCATCAGCCTTCTGTGGATTACAGGACTCCGCCCCTCACGCCAGCATCCACCAATAGCAAGCATCCCCCCGCCCTCCCGCAGAAGAAGCGACGGTCTACCCCAATTATATCGACCTATCCTCTTTACGAGCGCCTCCCGTCGCACTACGACAACCTATCGGAAGAGGAGCAGCCGACGCCGCCCTTCCCTCTGGTGACGCCGGTATCGCCTATACCGCAGGTCAACGGCAGGGATGACCTCTCGCTGTCCACCGACCCCAACAGCCCGCCACCGCTGCCGGAGAAGAAGGGCAAGCAAA tCCTGCAGTACATGCAGTTTGTTGAGGATTACTCTGAGCCGCAGCCGTCTGTGTTTTATCAGACGCCTCAGAACGAGAGTATTTACGAGCAGAGGAGGAATAAACGCTTTCAGGAGGTTTACGGATTTAGCGATTCTTACACCAGCTCGGATTCTGTGCTCGAGCCCGTGCCACCGCCCGCCCTGCCACCCAAACAGAGACAGCTG GCTTCCCACACCTCTCCctcttcatcctcctcctcgTCATCATCTTTTTCACCCCTTCCTCCTCATGCTGGCCTTCAGGAGGCGGAGCCTGCTCTTGGTCTCAGCCTATCAGTGTCTAACTCCTTCCTCAGTGGCCATTCCTCTTTGACCACACCTGTG AGTTCCGACCTGGTTGGCTTGACCAATGCCAGCAGAGGTTTGGATGGTGGGGGTGTCTCTAACGGGTCCTTGACCAGCTCTCCGGTCTCTCTGGCCGTCTGTCTTCCTTCCGAGTCGTCTCTCTCTGACTCTCTGCTTACCTCCGCG AGTGAAAGTGTTGACGAAGGCGGCGAGGGGGAATATGTGAATCTATACGCATCCACGCACGCCAACGGCGACAGCACACATCGCACC GACACCGTATGTTGTGATGATGAAAACCACGCCCCTCACATACCCTCGTCCAATAGCAAGGAGGCATTGGCTAAGGACAG ACAGAAGGAATCCAGTCATGAAGAGATAGATGATATCGATGAACTGTCTCTTATTGATCACAGTGAGGTTATGAGCCGCGTAACACTTAAAGCAGAG AATGATGACGGCCCGGATGTGCGAGCCGGATCCGGTGACATACTGTTAGTTCACGCTACAGAAACGGACCGCAAAG ATTTAGTTTTGTACTGCGAGGCTTTTCTCACAACATACAGAACCTTCATAACGCCCGAGGACCTCATCAAAAAATTACGCTACAGATA CACTCGATTCTGTCACAGTCCAGACACTTTTAAGAAGCGTGTCAGTAAAAACACATTCTTCGTGTTGGTCAGAGTTGTGGATGAGCTCTG tCTGGTGGAGTTGACGGAGGACATTCTCCGGCAGTTGATGGATCTGGTGTTCCGTCTGGTGTGTAATGGAGAACTGAGTCTGGCGCGGGTTCTGCGGAAGAACATTTTAGATAAAGTGGAACAGAAGAGAGTCCTGCGACACACGCAAACGCTTAAACCTCTCGCCGCGCTGGGCGTCTCTGCCAG GCCGGGCACGCTGCATGATTTCCGTAGTCATGAGGTCGCCGATCAGCTGACCCTGCTAGACGCAGAACTCTTCTATAAGATCGAG ATTCCTGAGGTTCTGCTTTGGGCAAAGGAACAGAATGAAGAAAAGAGTCCGAACCTCACCCAGTTCACGGAGCACTTTAACAACATGAGCTACTG GGTGCGCTCTATAATAATGCAGCAGGAGAAAGCTCAAGACCGGGAGAAGCTGCTTCTCAAATTTATAAAGATCATGAAG CACCTGCGAAAACTGAACAACTTCAACTCATATTTGGCGATTCTCTCTGCGCTGGACTCTGCACCAATCAGACGGCTGGAATGGCAGAAACAGACGTCTGAG GGCTTGGAAGAGTACTGcactttgattgacagctcgtCGTCTTTCCGGGCGTACAGAGCAGCGCTGGCCGAAGTCGAACCTCCATGTATTCCCTACCT AGGTTTGATTTTACAAGACCTGACGTTCGTCCACCTTGGAAACCCGGATTTTATTGACGGTAAAGTGAATTTCTCCAAGCGCTGGCAGCAGTTCAACATTCTGGACAGCATGAGATGCTTCCAGCAAGT ACACTATGAACTGAAGCGGAATGAAGACATCGTCTCGTTCTTCAACGACTTCAGTGATCACCTCGCAGAGGAGGCGTTATGGGAACTTTCGCTCAAGATCAAACCACGAAACATCTCCCGGCGCAAAACCGATCGAGAGGAGAAGACCTAG